A region of Fibrobacter succinogenes subsp. succinogenes S85 DNA encodes the following proteins:
- a CDS encoding glycoside hydrolase family 9 protein, translating into MRIYKLSPIFSAAVLLSAGVASAETKFFYNQVGYDVDQPISVIVQSENLADGAEFSVMSGGTAVKTGKLSTGSNPDNWLNSGKFYVADLTGLKAGKYTLQVSENGQPQKSGEFTVGENALAANTLASVLNYFYDDRADDPTVEGWDKQMPVYKSDKKLDVHGGWYDASGDVSKYLSHLSYANYLNPQQIPLTVWSLAFASERIPKLLGSTSTKAKTADEAAYGADFLVRMLDEQGFFYMTVFDNWGSPMGKREICAFSGSDGIKSTDYQTAFREGGGMAIAALASAARLKLKGDFTSEQYLAAAEKAYKHLSEKQSVGGDCAYCDDHKENIIDDYTALLAATELYAATKKQEYLEDAYDRAEHLSSRVSKDGYFWSDDAKTRPFWHASDAGLPLVALARYSEVVGAIDEDAGIKVHGRPFPYWGCVTMIGGGCVNESIDNVRNAIRSHFDWLVKITNKVDNPFGYARQTYKTQDKIKDGFFIPHDNESNYWWQGEDARLASLSAAIMYANRIIDGEYRNVTTSDVQKYATDQLDWILGKNPYATCMMYGKGTKNPQKYDGQSKYDATLEGGIANGISGKNQDGSGIAWTDDGVAAVGFDSEKESWQVWRWDEQWLPHSTWYLMALVERYDELTKPVEFSVGLSKSTVAAKASVSLVGKMLSLNLPRSVVGKSVKVLDVRGNVLMQKTVQGVSETMDVSTLNRGLYLVQIQGFAAKKFVVK; encoded by the coding sequence ATGCGTATCTATAAGCTTTCCCCGATTTTTTCGGCCGCTGTTCTTTTGAGCGCGGGCGTTGCCTCTGCCGAAACCAAGTTTTTCTACAATCAGGTTGGTTACGATGTCGACCAGCCGATTTCCGTGATTGTCCAAAGCGAAAATCTTGCGGACGGAGCTGAATTTAGCGTGATGTCGGGTGGGACTGCGGTCAAGACGGGTAAGCTCTCGACGGGTTCGAATCCGGATAACTGGCTGAATAGTGGCAAGTTTTATGTGGCGGACTTGACGGGCCTTAAGGCGGGCAAGTATACGCTCCAGGTTTCCGAGAATGGTCAACCGCAGAAATCGGGCGAATTTACGGTGGGCGAAAACGCTTTGGCTGCAAATACGCTTGCGTCAGTGCTCAATTACTTCTATGATGATCGTGCAGATGACCCTACTGTTGAAGGCTGGGATAAGCAGATGCCGGTGTACAAGTCCGACAAAAAGCTTGATGTGCATGGCGGTTGGTATGATGCGAGCGGCGATGTCAGTAAGTATTTGAGTCACCTTTCTTATGCGAATTATCTGAACCCGCAGCAGATTCCTTTGACGGTCTGGTCGCTTGCTTTTGCTTCGGAACGCATCCCGAAGTTGCTTGGTTCGACATCGACAAAGGCGAAAACGGCTGATGAAGCGGCTTACGGTGCCGATTTTTTGGTCCGCATGCTCGATGAACAGGGCTTTTTCTATATGACCGTGTTTGATAACTGGGGTAGCCCCATGGGTAAACGTGAAATTTGTGCTTTCAGCGGTTCCGATGGCATCAAGAGTACCGATTACCAAACGGCCTTCCGTGAAGGCGGTGGCATGGCGATTGCAGCTCTCGCTAGTGCTGCAAGGCTAAAGCTGAAGGGTGACTTTACGAGCGAACAGTATTTGGCTGCTGCGGAAAAGGCTTATAAGCATTTGTCCGAAAAACAGAGTGTTGGCGGCGACTGCGCTTACTGCGATGACCATAAAGAAAATATCATTGATGATTATACGGCGCTTTTGGCGGCGACGGAACTTTATGCCGCTACAAAAAAACAGGAGTATCTGGAAGATGCTTATGACCGTGCCGAACATTTATCTTCTCGTGTAAGTAAAGATGGCTATTTCTGGAGCGATGATGCAAAGACTCGTCCGTTCTGGCATGCTAGCGATGCGGGGCTTCCGTTGGTTGCCCTTGCTCGTTATAGTGAGGTTGTTGGCGCTATTGACGAAGATGCCGGCATAAAAGTTCATGGTCGGCCATTCCCTTATTGGGGTTGCGTTACTATGATTGGTGGTGGTTGCGTGAACGAATCTATCGATAATGTTCGTAATGCCATTAGGTCTCATTTTGACTGGCTTGTTAAAATTACGAATAAGGTTGATAACCCGTTTGGTTATGCCCGCCAGACTTACAAGACTCAGGACAAAATAAAGGATGGATTCTTTATCCCGCACGATAACGAAAGTAATTATTGGTGGCAGGGTGAAGATGCTCGCCTTGCAAGTCTTTCTGCGGCGATAATGTACGCAAATCGCATTATTGACGGCGAATATAGGAATGTTACCACGAGTGATGTGCAAAAATATGCTACGGATCAGCTTGACTGGATTTTGGGCAAGAATCCCTATGCGACTTGCATGATGTATGGCAAGGGAACGAAGAACCCGCAAAAGTATGATGGCCAGTCAAAATATGACGCAACGCTTGAAGGCGGTATTGCAAACGGCATTAGCGGCAAGAATCAGGATGGCTCGGGTATTGCCTGGACGGATGACGGTGTCGCTGCTGTGGGTTTTGATTCTGAAAAGGAATCTTGGCAGGTGTGGCGCTGGGATGAACAGTGGCTGCCGCACAGCACATGGTACTTGATGGCGCTTGTGGAACGCTATGATGAATTGACTAAGCCTGTGGAATTCTCTGTTGGACTTTCGAAGTCTACGGTTGCTGCAAAGGCGAGTGTTTCTCTTGTTGGCAAGATGCTCTCGCTGAATTTGCCGCGTTCTGTCGTAGGCAAGTCCGTCAAGGTTCTTGATGTGCGCGGCAATGTGCTGATGCAAAAGACGGTGCAGGGTGTGAGCGAGACGATGGATGTGAGTACGCTTAATCGCGGACTTTACCTCGTGCAAATCCAAGGCTTCGCTGCCAAGAAGTTTGTTGTGAAGTAA
- a CDS encoding protein kinase domain-containing protein gives MFWNNLAEMMDRVARNLALRPNYTMEEYQRWFDHNPDFKHNGNAERIELIEPLSLVGTNQLYRAKLWIKHPRDEKHYDEKEIVVKICKYWAPPGKNRLHRLNMLLSAFQDEIRINNLVRATNIEGVVQSFGGGIAGRHPYLKLEFIKDCALDRVIKPKLTDEELLQRVAQIAYLANTISQLHYYQIVHKDIKPKNLLLCQNPAHKNNHKILICDFGYAQVKMRESVTEGGGVFSPSYSAPELAQSSENITYAVDYFSFGAVMHEYLTGVKLYPKAKEIYTEEGRLITKRYMEYIESGRENVFNDDRFPEIHEWIDALTTFDVNERMQKSPNLFALAHKLREEVNAQGFRDVNTDFLWNQLNEYGKRTF, from the coding sequence ATGTTCTGGAACAATTTGGCAGAAATGATGGACAGGGTTGCGCGCAATTTGGCGCTCCGTCCGAACTACACCATGGAAGAATACCAGCGGTGGTTCGACCACAATCCTGACTTTAAGCACAACGGCAATGCAGAACGCATCGAGCTTATCGAGCCGCTTTCGCTCGTAGGCACAAACCAGCTATACCGCGCCAAGCTCTGGATTAAACACCCGCGCGACGAAAAGCACTACGACGAAAAAGAAATCGTCGTGAAGATATGCAAGTACTGGGCTCCCCCAGGCAAGAACCGCCTGCACCGTTTGAACATGCTCCTGAGCGCATTCCAAGACGAAATCCGCATCAACAACCTCGTCCGGGCTACAAACATCGAAGGCGTGGTGCAGTCTTTTGGCGGAGGCATCGCGGGTCGCCACCCTTACCTCAAGCTGGAGTTCATCAAGGATTGTGCTCTCGACAGAGTCATCAAGCCCAAGCTCACTGACGAAGAACTTTTGCAGCGCGTGGCTCAAATCGCCTACCTTGCAAACACCATCAGCCAGCTCCATTACTACCAAATTGTGCATAAGGACATCAAGCCCAAGAACTTGCTCCTTTGCCAGAATCCGGCGCACAAGAACAACCACAAGATTTTGATTTGCGACTTTGGTTACGCCCAAGTCAAGATGCGCGAATCCGTTACCGAAGGTGGCGGAGTCTTTTCGCCTAGCTACAGCGCACCGGAACTCGCCCAGTCTAGCGAAAACATCACATACGCAGTGGACTACTTTAGTTTCGGTGCCGTGATGCACGAATACCTGACCGGCGTAAAGCTCTACCCCAAGGCGAAGGAAATCTACACCGAAGAGGGTCGCCTGATTACCAAGCGTTACATGGAATACATCGAGAGCGGCCGCGAAAACGTGTTCAACGACGACCGCTTCCCGGAAATTCACGAATGGATTGACGCCCTCACCACATTCGATGTGAACGAGCGCATGCAAAAGAGCCCGAACCTTTTTGCCCTCGCCCACAAGCTCCGCGAAGAGGTAAACGCCCAGGGATTCCGGGACGTAAATACCGATTTTCTGTGGAACCAGCTGAACGAATACGGAAAGCGCACGTTCTAA